From one Nilaparvata lugens isolate BPH chromosome 2, ASM1435652v1, whole genome shotgun sequence genomic stretch:
- the LOC120349697 gene encoding dentin sialophosphoprotein-like, translating to MAVDINTQTESTNSKAMSEGGDRESNDQNGMAVSEKSSQTNMMEDIETQTETVDMEVQGDTSDKKDDSDTKTLESRNVSEKSSQTNMETQTEPHKETTKMEEGKDGEKNNGSEQKTLENPNGKALSEKSSQTNMETQTEPHKEFTKMEEGKDGEKNNGSEQKTSENPNGKALSEKSSQTNMGDDTETKTESTSETITKTKEGEDKNKDEKSGNSQNEREMSEKSFRTIEGSSQTEPKSVQSDQSTSTDSSNKDDKGTSIDSHSDRSRSSSKQRKRSKTGKKKCECVDSSEPSHQCPPADSSDDGDENIRSNRLRDYETSREQSH from the coding sequence ATGGCTGTGGATATAAATACTCAAACTGAATCAACTAACAGTAAAGCTATGAGCGAAGGGGGTGATCGTGAATCGAATGATCAGAACGGAATGGCTGTTTCAGAGAAATCATCCCAGACAAATATGATGGAAGATATAGAAACTCAGACAGAGACTGTAGATATGGAGGTGCAAGGTGATACTTCTGACAAGAAAGATGATTCTGATACTAAAACTTTAGAGAGTCGGAATGTATCGGAGAAGTCCTCACAAACCAACATGGAGACTCAAACGGAACCACATAAAGAAACTACAAAgatggaagaaggaaaagatggagagaaaaataatggGTCTGAACAGAAAACATTGGAAAATCCGAATGGAAAAGCGCTGTCCGAGAAATCTTCACAGACCAACATGGAGACTCAAACGGAACCACATAAAGAATTTACAAAGATGGAAGAGGGAAAagatggagagaaaaataatggGTCTGAACAGAAAACATCGGAAAATCCGAATGGAAAAGCGCTGTCCGAGAAATCATCTCAGACCAACATGGGTGACGACACGGAAACTAAGACAGAATCAACTTCTGAAACTATTACAAAAacgaaagaaggagaagataaaaACAAGGATGAAAAGTCAGGAAACAGccagaatgagagagaaatgtCAGAGAAATCTTTTCGAACGATAGAGGGTTCATCACAGACAGAACCGAAATCAGTGCAAAGTGATCAATCGACATCGACAGATTCTAGTAACAAAGATGATAAGGGAACATCAATTGATTCGCATTCAGATCGTAGTAGAAGCAGCTCTAAACAGCGGAAAAGATCTAAAACTGGTAAAAAGAAGTGTGAGTGTGTAGACAGTTCAGAACCATCTCATCAATGTCCTCCTGCAGACAGTAGTGATGATGGTGATGAGAATATCCGTTCCAATCGTTTGAGAGATTATGAAACGTCCAGAGAGCAAAGTCActaa